From Candidatus Kaelpia imicola, a single genomic window includes:
- the guaA gene encoding glutamine-hydrolyzing GMP synthase, which produces MDKILILDFGSQYTQLIARKIRELNVFSEIVPFSVKAPEVTRVAPSGLILSGGPGSVELERFPLPDKDIFKLGIPVLGICYGMQVMAKSLGGRILNSKRREYGKVRIYSGDGKSRIFKSIKKDFICWMSHGDEVGRLPRGFKKTAYTDNCSVAAMESKEGLYAVQFHPEVVHTQYGKKILSNFLDLCNCKRKWRLSSFVKESIEDIKVRVGEGRVILGLSGGVDSSVAAILLNKAIGNRLHSVFVNNGLLREGEADKINRIFKKDFNINLHYIDAAERFLGALRGIVDPEEKRKIIGNEFIKVFESIAKKIGGIKYLAQGTLYPDVVESLPAFGGPSAKIKSHHNVGGLPPKMNLKLIEPFRFLFKDEVRKIAKLLKLPDEIVHRHPFPGPGLGVRIIGEITKERLKILRAADTIIIEEIKAQGLYGKVWQVFGVLLPVKSVGVMGDGRSYENTLAIRAVKSVDGMTADWAKLPYSTVGLISNRIINEVKGINRVVYDVSSKPPATIEWE; this is translated from the coding sequence ATGGATAAGATATTAATACTCGATTTTGGTTCTCAATATACTCAACTTATAGCAAGGAAGATAAGAGAACTAAATGTTTTCTCTGAAATAGTTCCTTTTAGTGTTAAAGCCCCTGAGGTGACTAGAGTAGCGCCCTCTGGTTTAATCCTTTCCGGAGGTCCAGGCAGCGTTGAGCTGGAAAGATTTCCTCTTCCAGATAAAGATATTTTTAAGCTTGGGATTCCTGTGCTTGGTATCTGTTACGGTATGCAGGTTATGGCCAAATCCTTAGGCGGGCGAATCTTAAATTCAAAAAGGCGGGAATACGGCAAGGTCAGAATATACTCTGGTGATGGTAAGAGCAGGATTTTTAAATCAATCAAAAAAGATTTTATCTGCTGGATGAGTCATGGGGATGAGGTTGGCAGATTACCCCGGGGTTTCAAAAAGACTGCCTATACTGATAATTGCAGTGTTGCTGCTATGGAGTCTAAAGAGGGTCTGTATGCTGTTCAGTTTCACCCCGAGGTTGTTCATACTCAGTATGGAAAAAAAATTCTGAGCAACTTTTTAGATCTATGTAATTGTAAAAGAAAATGGAGACTCTCTTCTTTTGTTAAAGAATCAATAGAGGATATTAAGGTTAGAGTAGGCGAGGGGAGGGTTATTTTAGGTCTCTCCGGAGGGGTTGACTCCTCTGTTGCTGCAATACTTCTTAATAAAGCGATAGGCAATAGACTCCATTCCGTTTTTGTAAACAATGGTTTGCTTAGAGAGGGAGAGGCAGATAAGATAAACCGCATCTTTAAGAAAGATTTTAATATCAACCTCCATTATATTGATGCAGCAGAGCGGTTTTTAGGTGCTCTTAGAGGTATAGTCGATCCTGAGGAGAAAAGAAAGATAATCGGCAATGAGTTCATAAAAGTTTTTGAGTCTATCGCCAAGAAGATAGGAGGTATTAAGTATCTTGCCCAAGGTACTCTCTATCCGGACGTAGTAGAGTCTCTACCTGCATTCGGAGGCCCTTCTGCTAAAATAAAGAGTCACCATAATGTAGGCGGACTTCCTCCTAAGATGAATTTAAAATTAATAGAGCCTTTTAGATTTCTCTTTAAAGATGAGGTAAGAAAGATAGCTAAGTTACTTAAGCTGCCTGATGAGATAGTACATAGACATCCTTTTCCTGGTCCTGGGCTCGGGGTTAGAATCATAGGGGAGATTACAAAAGAGAGGTTAAAGATCTTAAGGGCTGCCGATACTATTATAATTGAAGAGATAAAGGCCCAGGGTTTATATGGTAAGGTATGGCAGGTATTTGGAGTGCTTCTGCCTGTTAAGAGCGTCGGAGTTATGGGTGATGGCCGCAGCTATGAAAATACGCTTGCTATCAGAGCTGTCAAAAGCGTTGATGGTATGACTGCAGATTGGGCTAAACTGCCCTACAGTACCGTCGGATTGATATCAAACAGAATTATTAATGAGGTTAAAGGTATTAACAGGGTGGTTTATGATGTCAGCTCTAAGCCTCCCGCTACTATAGAGTGGGAATAA
- a CDS encoding GuaB3 family IMP dehydrogenase-related protein: MKVIIGGNREARRAYGFDEIALVPGRITINSSEVDVKWSLAGKEYKIPIMAAAMDGVVDVKFAIKMGELGGLAVLNLEGVQTRYEYPDEVLEKITSEDPDEATKLVQKVYKEPIKEELISRRIKEIKDSGCDCIVSAIPQRAEKLGKIAQDAGCDIFVIQSTVASLEHISDEYPVLDYKKFCRDMNMPVIVGNCVTYDVAMDLMQTGAAALLVGIGPGAACTTRGVLGIGVPQVTATCDVARARDDYFKKTERYVPVITDGGMRTGGDICKAFASGADSVMIGSSLARAKEAPGRGYHWGMATPHYNLPRGTRIYVGSTGTLEEILLGPARVDDGSQNLIGALQTAMGSLGAKNISQMQKVEIIIAPSIQTEGKLFQRAQRVGMGK; the protein is encoded by the coding sequence ATGAAAGTTATAATTGGAGGCAATAGAGAGGCAAGAAGAGCATATGGTTTTGATGAGATTGCTCTCGTTCCTGGACGTATAACTATCAATTCCAGTGAGGTCGATGTTAAATGGTCTCTCGCCGGCAAAGAATACAAAATACCTATCATGGCTGCTGCTATGGATGGTGTCGTAGATGTAAAGTTTGCTATCAAGATGGGCGAATTGGGTGGATTGGCTGTTTTAAATCTAGAGGGAGTTCAGACAAGGTATGAATATCCTGATGAGGTATTGGAGAAGATAACAAGCGAAGATCCTGACGAGGCAACTAAATTGGTGCAGAAGGTATACAAAGAGCCTATCAAGGAAGAACTTATCTCCAGGAGAATAAAGGAGATCAAGGATTCAGGCTGCGATTGTATTGTCTCTGCTATTCCTCAGCGAGCTGAGAAACTTGGAAAGATTGCTCAGGATGCAGGTTGTGACATATTTGTCATTCAATCAACAGTTGCATCTCTGGAGCATATCTCCGATGAATACCCTGTTTTAGATTATAAAAAGTTCTGTAGGGATATGAATATGCCGGTTATAGTGGGGAATTGTGTAACCTATGATGTTGCAATGGATTTGATGCAGACTGGTGCTGCCGCTCTCCTTGTAGGTATAGGGCCTGGTGCAGCTTGTACGACACGGGGGGTCTTAGGTATCGGTGTGCCTCAGGTGACAGCAACCTGTGATGTTGCAAGAGCAAGAGACGACTACTTCAAAAAGACAGAACGGTATGTACCCGTGATTACAGATGGAGGTATGCGTACGGGGGGAGATATCTGTAAGGCTTTTGCCTCCGGAGCTGATTCTGTAATGATAGGATCATCTTTAGCGCGCGCAAAAGAGGCTCCCGGCAGAGGCTATCATTGGGGTATGGCGACTCCGCATTATAATTTACCGCGTGGTACTAGGATATATGTAGGGAGTACTGGGACTCTGGAGGAGATACTGCTTGGTCCTGCCAGAGTTGACGATGGTTCTCAGAATCTTATCGGGGCTCTTCAGACCGCCATGGGTTCTTTAGGCGCAAAAAATATATCTCAGATGCAGAAGGTTGAGATTATCATAGCCCCTTCAATACAGACAGAGGGAAAGCTTTTCCAGCGTGCGCAGAGAGTTGGAATGGGAAAATAG
- a CDS encoding 3-isopropylmalate dehydratase large subunit — protein MVKTISEKIFSLKSESEARAGGIVRAKVDFALSQDGTSSLVIDAFNALGTKTLKVPKRYALVIDHSVPSPNLGVSNIHKKMKDFAFSTGAIIYTEGEGVCHQVIMEHGHVLPSNLITGADSHTCTYGALNCFSTGMGSTDIAIVAATGRNWFKVPYSVKIVLNGKLPQGVFSKDIILHIIGALGASSCTYKAIEFEGDALSDLSMAARFTITNMAVELGAKAGLMQFDDKTAEWLKDKTDSMKFNPVRADSGAEYEWVKEFDLSTLSPQIAKPHQVDNVVDIDGLIGVKIDQGFIGTCTNGRLEDLELAARILKDKRVRSMLIVAPVSKSVLNQAQEKGLIDILLSSGALILSPGCGPCVGTHGGVPADKEIVISTANRNFKGRMGNPNSFIYLGSPATVAASVLEGKIADPRKYLDK, from the coding sequence ATGGTTAAGACTATATCCGAGAAGATTTTTAGCCTTAAGTCTGAATCAGAAGCAAGGGCAGGTGGTATCGTAAGGGCCAAAGTTGATTTTGCCCTTTCTCAAGACGGGACAAGTTCGCTTGTAATAGATGCATTTAATGCTCTTGGTACTAAAACTTTGAAGGTTCCCAAGAGGTATGCTCTTGTTATCGATCATAGCGTTCCTTCGCCCAACCTGGGTGTTTCAAATATCCATAAAAAGATGAAAGATTTTGCTTTCTCGACCGGAGCAATAATATATACAGAAGGAGAGGGGGTCTGTCATCAGGTTATTATGGAGCATGGCCATGTATTGCCTTCGAATCTTATAACAGGTGCCGATTCTCATACCTGTACTTACGGTGCCTTGAACTGTTTTTCAACCGGAATGGGTTCAACTGATATTGCGATAGTTGCTGCAACAGGGAGGAATTGGTTCAAGGTTCCTTATAGCGTGAAGATTGTATTAAACGGTAAACTTCCTCAGGGTGTTTTTTCAAAAGATATAATACTTCATATTATAGGTGCCCTTGGTGCGAGTTCCTGTACTTATAAAGCAATTGAATTTGAAGGTGATGCTCTATCTGATTTAAGCATGGCAGCCCGCTTTACAATAACCAATATGGCTGTTGAATTGGGTGCAAAGGCAGGGCTAATGCAGTTTGATGATAAGACAGCTGAGTGGCTTAAGGATAAGACCGACAGCATGAAATTTAACCCTGTTAGGGCTGATTCTGGAGCTGAATACGAGTGGGTCAAAGAGTTTGACCTCTCTACCCTCTCTCCTCAGATAGCTAAACCTCATCAAGTGGACAATGTTGTTGACATTGATGGTCTTATCGGGGTTAAGATAGATCAGGGATTTATCGGTACCTGTACCAACGGGAGATTGGAAGATTTAGAATTAGCAGCGAGAATTCTTAAAGATAAGAGAGTCAGGTCCATGTTGATAGTTGCTCCGGTATCCAAGAGTGTGTTAAATCAGGCTCAAGAGAAAGGTCTGATAGATATACTTCTTTCCTCGGGTGCATTAATACTTTCTCCCGGGTGCGGACCGTGTGTGGGTACTCACGGAGGAGTACCTGCTGATAAAGAGATTGTGATATCAACTGCAAATAGAAATTTTAAGGGCAGGATGGGCAATCCAAACAGCTTCATATATCTGGGTTCTCCCGCTACGGTTGCAGCCTCTGTTTTAGAAGGAAAGATAGCCGATCCTCGGAAGTATCTGGATAAATAA